Genomic window (Oncorhynchus masou masou isolate Uvic2021 chromosome 9, UVic_Omas_1.1, whole genome shotgun sequence):
GCTTAATAGCACATTATTAAAACAAAATGATGATGATGTAAGGCCCCAGGCAATTGCCTGAGTTGGTATTAGCTCTGCATACTGATAGGAAAAACTAGAAGCCAGGCACGCGAGGCCCAGACTATCCTCTGGCCAAACGCACTTCCAGTTCATCGCAAAGATTTCAGAGAGCAAACATCATAGCCATGGTGATCAACTGTACTGAGCTGATGGAGCGGAAATCACAGAAGATATATGTGGTCGTTGCAGTAGCAGAGAAATATTTTGGGGTGAGAGATTTTAGTGCAGAAGAGCTACAGGAAGTTTTGAGAGAAGGGGTTCCATCCTCCCAGACCGACAGCATGGTGTAGGATTGTTTAGGGCCAACGTAGTGGGATGGGGTGGTTGGTTTTTGGTGATCGTGTATAGGTGCTGGGTTAGATGGTGGTGCAATTTAAGATTATCTCATTCACCTTTTTTGTTTTTGTGACCAAAATTTGCAATCCCCACTCTGACCTGTGAAAGGCAGTATGCAACACAGCGTCTAGTCTGCTGGAAAGCcacatgaagaagaagaagagcacAAAACATCTCCAGAGTCCATAAGAGAACACTGAGTTGACCTCAGAGACTGCCCTCCGTTGGAATCATTGAACACCAAGGGCCCTGTCCAGGAAATTGGCAAAATGCTTTGGTTGTCCAGGTAAGAAGGATGAGAGAACAGCAAGGTCCATTGTCTTCAGAGTCTTAGTAAGAGTGCTGTGAAATCATTTGAGAGAAAAGGGTATGTTGACCCACTGAATTTCAATCACAGTTTCAATCACAGTTTGTTTCACACAACTCTAGGACTTTATTAGCAGAACTGTACATATACAATATGTCATATTGACCAAGTGAGTCCTCATGATCAAGTTGCACATGAGGATTTACACTGACCTGGGGGTGCAGTAGAGTAGGTGTGAGTCTTGGTGTAGCTGTCTGGCCAGCTCTAGCTGGTGATTGTCCATTAGTTTGTCATTGACCACCACTAGCAGTGGCTTGTCTGCACCAAGGGTCTCCAGGCAACTACCTGCCCCTGAAAATACAAGACAAGTCATTATAATTCATCAACATCATAGACCAGCACAATGGTATGGTAGTTTACCTAGTTTGTTTCATTTCTTTAAAGATAGATACACACCAGCATGGCTGATAACCAGGTCGGCACATTTGATATTTTCAGCAATGGAATCCTTGAATCGGAAAGCCTCCAACGTGAGCTCGTGACAGCTGTCTGAATCTGGGAGAATGGAGCCTTGTCCAACCTGCAGGACTAAATGTTGATAGCCGCGGGCTTTCAACTCCTTCAAGAGAGAGATGCATAACTTTCTAAAAAAATATCTTAGTGTGAGGGTAGGACACGTCTACTCAGATTATTATTGTCTATTTTTTAAGGACAgttgactagctagctaacgttagtttctGTAGCTATCACATATCATACTCACTTGAACAGCTTCAGGGGAAGTAACACGTTCGATTAGGTCATCAAAGCTTGTTGTTCCTACAGTTACAAATACCCTCTTCATGGTTGCTCATGTATCAAATGTAATTTGCAGTACTTGTACATGTCCCATGTGTTTGTTTACAAATTTCAGTAGCCTGGCGTCACGTGTTTCTTTCATTTCCTTGGCATTTCCGCTAAAGAATACATCTCTCTGCCACCTACAGGTTTGGATATGAACTTGCAGTCTAGACATTTCTTTTCTTCATAAAAATAAGTGTGGCGGTGTTGATCTAATGAAGAAAGAGTAGTTTGTCTATGACCATTTTGAAAATGTCTCCAGTAGGTAGGTTTCCATttaattggcgacagattttcttGCGACATAAATAAATTATGCGCATTTCCCACTagtggtgtttccaccaaacggaTTTGTTGCCGATAAACATCAGTgcatttattatgttttatttaaccttttaactAGGCGcaggttaaacaaataaaaaatatacatgCGCTGATTTCTATCGGCAACAAATACGTTTGGTTGATGATATAGTGCACACAACATTTACTTTTTCGCTTAAGTTCTATGTACCGAATAAATCTATaaatgtgtttccatcgcattttcaactccacGGTTAGTTTTGTCAAAACAAACCTGTTGTGTTAAATAGCAAACGTAGTTTACTCTGGTCTTTGCACGTGTTTTCTGGCCAACATCTAGCATATACAGTGCGAGTAGGCTGTGCGGGTTGTTTTGtctactacatgatgagattatggATAAAAACGATCATAATTGTATCTggcaaacggcagtcaagcatcgacCATCATGTCACCAGAACAAGACCCTCAATATATTGGAAAGCAGCATCAAACTCAttaccgtgcactttcaccaccctgtgaagttaatcataatttatttaatctgtaacATAATAAAGTACATggtttcccgagtcgtagtgggaggaccacacgtCATATCATCGCGACTCCAAATGTACTTCGAGATGATTAactcaatatttgcgcataaaggcgtTTCCACTGGTATTTCCCGCATAATtgattttaccgacacaaaaagatcccaacaTGTGGAACGAACAAATTATCTGTCGGCATTTATACAATTACGCAGACACTTCCTGTCTCCATCACAGCTGTTGTGGTTTTGTTTAATACAATGACTTTAGTCGTATAAAAACTGTGGATGTAAACGTTGTTTGAcatgtaaaaatacattttaaaaaagccTCCAGAGCTAGATTAGCTTTCAAATAATGTAGAGAATGCTGCCCTCTTGTGGCTGATTGTGTAACAGTATTTGGCCTTACTATATTCAACGCAaaacgttgcagatagaaatataCTATATAGAACAGACTATTCTTTCTACATGACAGAAACTCATATGTTCTACCACATATTCAGAATGGCCCAACCTCAAGGCCACTCAAGTCGGGTCATTTGAATATTGAGCCAGCTCAAAATGTGCCAGTTCTCATTATGTGCAATGGAAGGACAGACAGCACCTTGCATAAAGGGATTTACATTTGATGTGAAGTAGGAAACAATattctatatatagtgtgtttcAGTCTGCAATGAAGTCTTAACCAGAAATGTAAGACCATTCGAATCAACATTCCAAACTTGTGACCACATGATCAGGTCAGTGTCCTTCAATCTTAGTATCAGATTTGTACTACATGGCAGTACTTGTGGTGAAGAGTTGAAAGTACGAGACAGAATGACCACACAGAAACCAACATAAGACTGAAATAATTTAAGGCTCTGTTAATTCAAAACTTACAACCAAAAAAAAACTCACTGTAAAGTCAAAAAAGCAAACCCAAAAGCAAGTATAAAAGAACACTTTGATGATTGGATAACAATGTAATTAGATATTAATAAATAGGTTATGAgaaacttaaaaaatatatatatataaaagttaGTTTAGGGCCAGAATTTGATCAAACCATGTAACATGAGTCATAATCCAAATGACCGAGGAACCTGTATCTAAAGCAACCACACAGCTGTAATCAGTAAACAAACATGGATCGACAGTCAATTCAATGTGAATGTCTCATGCTTAGGGGCACATTGAACTGACTTGACCACGCccgtcaaaaaaaaaaaaattgggctgCTTCTATGGCCACCATACAATTGGTTTTAGGCCCTATAAAGCGGTGTTTCCCCACTCCAGCCCTCAAGTCAACCTATCATTAAGCCTTCATTAAACATCTTTCCAACCACTCTTTTCGCGAGTAAAGTCAAACTGTATTAAAACAAAAACATCACGACAGCtgtaatggaaacaggaagcGTCAGTACAATTTTTATAAATGCAGACAGACAAGTCGTTCGACTCTTTTGGGGTCGGTAAAATGTATTGTGAGAAATAGCGGTGGAAACCCATTTATGCGCAAATAttaatataataaccatcatatcgaagtcaacttggagtcacgcgatgatgtggtcctcccactaccactcaggaaaccatgcagtttattagcaTACATATTAAATAATTGATGGAtgtcacagggtggtgaaagtgcaaggtgatctTGATGTTCCTTTCCAATAAAAATCAAGGCTctgattctggtgacatgatgatcgatgcaatttttttgtttgttttgttatccataataatgtaaatgtaaactagcCTACCTGCACGGTctctgaggtctgttagttagagtgcacgtgccaagaccagagttggcacatttgctatttaacacaACAGTTGACAAAACTAACACGttgaactttagatttttattcCATACATGAAAACGGTTGCAAaaaagtacattgtgtgtgtgcactacgtcatcacgcagtGATTTCTACCTGCAACAAGTCCGTttatgaaaatctgtcgccaattggtcGGAAACCTAGCTAACAACTTGAAAATCAGGTGATTTGGTAAACACTGCTGTAGAGCACAGCAATCATATATTTACCACGGTTTGATTGAATTCTGTCCCGAGGCCCAAACCTGTATAATGGCTGATATCACTTCAAAATGAGATAGCAGATTTAACAAACCAATTCCAGTACAAAGTAAAACTAGGGGATATAATGACTGAGCAGCTTCAAAAAGGGACGCTGTGGTCCCGAGCAGACCACTGCTCATTTCCCCAGGACTCCAACCCCAAATGAGAAAATAGAAATCCATAGACAACCCTTCATCCTCATAAATCTGTCCAATACATTGAAATGTAGGTTTTCCCTGGGCCTAAACCATGAAGGCCAGTGAGTCTGCAGGTGAATGTGTTCCACAGTCAAGATAAcaaaggttgggcaggctcaagACTCCCTTGAATTGGCTCATGAACAGACAAGAATCTGCCCTCTGGTAGGTAATACTGCCAGCTGGAGAGGTCAAAAGTTGTGATGGAGCTGAAGTGGTTCCTGGGGTCATAGGTCATCAAAGCAGGAACTTTACAACAATGGAAAAAGAAAAAGTACTGTGTTACTGAGAGTAGAGCAAAGACTGAAAACAATAGGTGTTGAGACACTTGTAGATATGAAGATATTACTATGTAATTAACACCTTTACAATTAAGGAAATTAGCATTTCACCAATATGTAAACTGTGAAACTCAGTTACAACGACCAATACCTcaatgtgtatgtctgtgtgtctgctgtATGGGTGGGGAAGTTAGTTCTCACAGTGAAGAAAATCTGCTTCCTGTTTTGGAACATCAATTTATTATTCAGGATGTAGCATTTTCCTTTCTTTGTCCGGGATCTGCCCTCTCTTGCTCATAGGTCTCTCGTCTCTCTGAATGAACATAACCATTCACTTCCCTCACTCCTCTTTTCCGCCCCTGTGCTCACTGCTCAGACAGTTGGCTTCTTCACGCCACATTCTTTGTCTGATCTAATGATAACAGGCTAAACCAACGGTTTTATCAGTCCATGCAGCAAACCCCCTTTCCGTCTGCTTCTTCTAAGAGCTGTCATATGGTTCCCTTTGTGCCACCCCTGATCCTCTCATCTCCCTGCACATTTTTGTACATGCATTACAAACTCTTCACTGCTGCTATCCAGGACCAGACGTCTTTTGACAACCTGTGAATTCTTGCCGGTTGTCAGTGAAAAGCCGATCAGTGTGCAATATCACTTCTTAGTGTTAGTGTGTGGAAGGTGAAGTATAGTGCTTCAGCCTCTTACCTGGGAGAGAGTTGTGGAGAGGACAGTGTCCCCCTACTCCGTTACTGCACCACACAGGCCGTGCAGCACTGCTCCTGTTTCTCTGGCAGTGTGGCATAGTTCATCTGACGGACGATCTCAGCAAACAGCTCGTCCACCATGGTCTTGCTCTTGGCTGAGGTCTCGATGAAGGGGCAGCCCCACTCCTGAGCCAGGGCCCGACCGTCTGCACCTGCAACCTCCCTCTCAGACTCCAGGTCCACCTTGTTGCCCACCAGAATCAGTGGCACCTTCTCAAAGCGCTTGACCCGCACGATCTGGTCTCGCATCGGCCTGATGTCCTGGAGTTAGGGATGAATAGAAAGGAGATTATCAGGAACTGTGGGAAAACGTTTGTGCAACAACTATTGCTCCATAGCTCTTTGATGTATATCAATGAATTAAGTAGCAGCCCATTGGCCATTCTTCCAACCTGTTGAGCTTATACAATTTTGGATTTAGCCCATAGGTGTAGGGATTAAGGCTATGGCTGGATCTCTGCAAATGGCTCCTGATTTGTCAACAATGGGGTTACGACTCAAAATGATACGAAGACAACTGAGATTGCTCAGTAGGGCCCACTTAAAACATGGGTACAATGCATCTTGATAGCTGGTGATGCTAGCAAGAGCTATGCTCCTTGACATGTGGGCAGGTATTGGTAACAGGTAATAAGGGCCTTTACCTGAAAAGACTGTTGATTGACGAGACTGTAGACAAGTATGAAACCCTGGCCGTTCTTGATGTACAGGTCTCTCATGGAGGCGAACTGTTCTGTCCCTGCCGTGTCAAGGATCTCCAACACCGAAGGCGACGAGTCCACTTCAATCTCTTTCCGATAGAAGTCCTCAATTGTAGGGTCATATTTTTCGATGAACGTGCCCGTGACAAACTGGACAGTCAGCGCGGACTTGCCAACGCCTCCGCTTCCCAACACAACCACTTTGTACTCCTTCATTAGGGTGCACGAGCTTGACCTGGGCTACTTAGCTGGCTAGCTGGATTGTTTTTCCTTTGACAACATTAAATCAAGCAAACCTTGAAAGCACTCCTCTGCAAACTAACAAGTGTACCTCAGTTAAAATGTTAACACGTATGCTTAACAGTTGGAAAACATACAAGAAGTTAAAACAAACACAAATCTGGTTAAATACAGAAGTCTTGGACTGAGTAAGCTAGCTAGCAAAGTTGGCTAAATCCACAACGCCCCTCCATGCTCGCTCACGATAAGGAGCCTTATGCCAAATCCTACACAGACAGTAAATATACCTTGACTCGAATATGGGCAGTAGTTTCTTTAATCTGCCCCAAAACGGCGCATTAGATGGCTTGATTGCTAACTAGCTAAGATGCCCAATACGAGAATGATTTCCTATTGTCCCCATTTATGGAGAGCATGTGAATGTGGCTTGCTCACATACTGTTCCACATTATAAACCATACCGGTGCCGCAAAAGCGCAATGCCAACGTCTGCCACGGCGGGTCCCTGGCCTTATCCCGAGCGGGCTGCACTTAACAGCCAGATAGCGTTTAGGAACCTTGGGTTTGAGTTTAAGTCCAATGCTGTCGACAGTACACTGCTTGCTGTTTAGGATGAGAAGGTGGAAGACCTCCCACTCCCTTCCCTAATTTCGTCCTCACGGTCTCTCCCTACTGATATTGCCTCACCCTCGCGACCACCACTGAGCTGTAATATCTTGTGGAACCGAGTATGTTCACAGCTCGTATTTTCTTTACAAATCTATAAAATGAGGGAGCACCAAATATGTGGTACGAATAGTATATGTTCTAGTCCTCAGCAGGGACATTAAAACGATACCCGACATTCCAAAATGCAGGCCATAATGTAAAGGAAGGACCATGGTGGGGAATGTGCAATTTAATTGGTCCTTGAAGAGCTATTGGCATTCCCATTGGTCAAACTATAACTTCAGGCGGGACAGTAGATCGAAACATTTGAACGTTAAGAATTTGCACGTAGAAATGTGCTGCATAGAATGGAACTTTCAGGATTCAGTTTCAACATTTAGTGAGCTATTTACAGAAActatgttatatgttataggcaATAAATAATTTGTCTGATATGTCATATATTTTGTGTGTGAATTTATAACTGTGCTCAAGCTTTTCCCAGTAGGTGGAATGGGAGACTCCAAACATTGATGTGAATTTATGTTCTCATCTGCTTTTGACCTCTTTTTCTGAATGATTTTGCTCAGGATTCTATTTTTATGAATGTAAGGTTGACCTCTGTTGATCAGAGTATCAGCCATGCCACAGAGCATAGTCAATGGGCTAGGGCACAAAACAAAACAGATAACCCAGGCAACCATAGGAGTGAAACTAACTTCGAACagggacacagacacactgcTACATTGCCTTTCTCATTTTACAATGAAAAACACTGAACAATAACAAACTACTCATGAACCATTAAGAGAGATCACCATTTAAGTGCTTTATTAcaatgtaaaacaaaaataaaataagtcATACATGTATTTCTATCCTTTTATTTTTACATATTGTAAATAACTGGTATGTAGCACAGTTCTCCAGCACATACAAGTGCAAGCTAAAGATCTGTAGCTGTTCATTTATTAGTAAATGTTGGGAGCTGTGACTCTATTTATTCTACTGGAaggctgtcctctcctctgcttaCAGTAGAAAGGCCTTGGAGCGATCCACTGAGACGCAGTGAGCATAAGAACGACAAAAGACAGGAAAACAGTGACCATGTTTCGGGCGACGAACATGCATTTCCCCACGATCAACTGATCCTAATGTTATTACATAGACAGCCAGCAGGGGGAACTCCAGACTCGCAGGTTTTTCTGCTATCATACACCCAACACTCActaacccaacaatacaactatttccaccactgggcttactgcagtcactacttcaacctttactgaactaccatgaaaaatacttttagacagctgaagcaagcatactttttaaaaagtatcctttcttattgacgagggatttggcagtgtgGTCATTGAGATTTCATACTTGGTgacacagggggattagctcaaatggtagagcgctcgcttagcatgcgagctGTAGTGGGATTGATCCCAGCATCCTCCAACTatttagtttggttcaatcagcacacattgttgttgTAGCTCTGGACTGATTTAACAAATCAAAGGATGATTTAACAAATTGAATCAAGTTTGCTTGTCTGGCTCTAAAATGTGAATGCGTGTTTCTGGGGAAACCCGAGGACTGCAGTTGGGAAACACCAGTGGAAGGTAAGAGTGTGGTGGCGAGTTGAAATATTGATTCAAAATAGACCTACCAGTAGACGACGCTATTGTGGCTGTTAATAATATATAAGGCTAAGTACTGTTTTATACTCTACACTTTCAATTGTTGTGAGTTCATGACGTATTTCTCATGTAGTGTTTTAATAggacctctctttcatatcatctgagatccccaaggattggaaagctgccgcagtcatccccctcttcaaagggggagacaccctggacccaaactgttacagacctatatccatcctgccctgcctatctaaggtcttcgaaagccaagtcaacaaacagggcactgaccatctcgaatcacactgtaccttctccgctgtgcaattcTGGTTTCCAGCCAGGTCAATGGCACCAatagccacgctcaaggtactaaacgatatcataacggccatcgataaaagacagtactatgcagccgtcttcatcgaccttgccagaGGCTAAACAGGACAAAAATCTGTCAATCACCAATAATTATCGGCAGATCAGTAGCCTTGTTTTttactgatgactgccttgcctggttcaccaactactttacagtacagagtgcagtgtgaccaatcggagggcatgctgtctcaGTCCTCTTAGGCAGTCTCTATGGGTCAACAGGGTTCCAAATTACTCATGAACCATTAAGAGGGATCTCTTAtaatcaatgatgttgctcttgctgcaaaAAGAGCAAGATCCCTGATCCACCACTATCTCTAGATTTACACATTCTAAAATaattccggcccgtccttggacactgtgctatctaacctccaaacaagcttcaatgccatacaacactccttccgtggcctccaactgctcttaaacgctttggaagtaaaaccaaatgtaccAGATCTTTTCAACCATTGAGCTGCCTGCACCTGCTTTGAGATTCTGTGTATCATGAaaccctggatggttccaacctaTTATGTTCTATACAGTACTTAGGTGTCTGGCTAATGGACTGCGATATAAACTCTTTGCACCAGACTTagtcatatcaaacatctccaatgaaaatcaaatccagaatcggctttctattccgcaacaaagcctttCACTATGTCGCCAAACTTAAATTAAAACTGACTATTATGTGATCCTCGACTTGGGCTAATCATCTAAAAGTAGCTtcacaacactctactcagcaaactggatctTTATTTAGTGCTGTCATTTGTCACTAAATGTTGGGAGCTGTgacacccaccactgtgacttgtatgctctagtcggctggccctcgctacatattcgtcgccagaaaAGACGCAGTGAGCATAAGAACgacactggttccaggtcatctaaaaGACAGTCCATGCTTTTCTGTAAAATACAACTTCCACCACTGCTTACTCAACCTTCACTGAACTGATGAAAACccacttttagacagctgaagccaGCATaatgtatctcactgatcatccctaaatcCTCCAACTATtcagtttggttcaatcagcacacattgttgtcTGAAGcctggacacgaacccaacaatacaactatttccaccactgggttTATCTCCAGTCACTAACTTCAAACATCTGAACTGAGCATGAAAaccttttagacagctgaagctgtacatagtcttatttaaatgcccacccaattttacctacctcatctccagtgactgtttttatttatttccttTTTCTGCTGTTTTAGCACATCAATATCGCTACCATGCGAGAGGTACATGACCATCTGAAATCATTTATCAGCACACAGTGTTAATCTGAAaatttgtaattatttgcctaccacctcatgccttttgcacacaatgtatatagacactTTTTTTCTAATGGATTTAACTggatgttattgacttgtttagtTTAcacaatgtgtaactctgtgttgtctgttcaaaATAGCCTATGACTTTATCTTGGCTGGTAATAATATATTAGGCTAACTACTGTTTTATAGCTCTGCACTTTCAattggtgaaataaaaaataaataaataaatgataatTTAGGGACAGTTCAAAAAATTACTGGGTGAGTGGGGGCTTGTAGCTCTCAAACTCTAGGGGTGTTTTTCCAAACATACTACCATGCTCCACACTCATGCTCCGATTGTATTCTCCACACCGTTCTCTTGAGTACGTTATTGTGTGGACGCGAGTGAGGAGAATGCATAAAGCAATACATTTAAGAAGCACtcgcactccccctactgtattacctcacgcttcACCACCCCATTCACTGAACCTCCTTCCAGCCAGGACAATGGCAACAATAGACGAATCAAGATATACACAAAGCAAACGTTTGACTTCACAATTATCAGCTAGATATGTGAATCGTAACAATTTAGCTAGCCAGATAGCTAAACAGGACAAAAATGACGTAAAACGAATAATATGTAAGATAGATGTCAATTCTTCATGgttacattagctagctaacaatgcGTTGTGGCTCTCTGGCTAGTTAACAGTACTAGTAGCTAGCCAGTCAGCCCTATTGACTAATTATGGGCTTGCGATCTCAGGTACTTAGGCAGGTAACGTTCAACATGCCGAACAATACCAAATTACTCATGAACCATTAAGAGGGATCCCCATTTAAGTGCTTTATTAAAAGGTAAAACAAAAAGAGCAAGAGTCATACATATATTTCTATCTCTATATTTATACATATTGAAAATAATTGGTATGTAG
Coding sequences:
- the zgc:92907 gene encoding UDP-N-acetylglucosamine transferase subunit ALG13 homolog isoform X1, which codes for MKRVFVTVGTTSFDDLIERVTSPEAVQELKARGYQHLVLQVGQGSILPDSDSCHELTLEAFRFKDSIAENIKCADLVISHAGAGSCLETLGADKPLLVVVNDKLMDNHQLELARQLHQDSHLLYCTPSTLTKTLKTMDLAVLSSFLPGQPKHFANFLDRALGVQ
- the zgc:92907 gene encoding UDP-N-acetylglucosamine transferase subunit ALG13 homolog isoform X2; translated protein: MDNHQLELARQLHQDSHLLYCTPSTLTKTLKTMDLAVLSSFLPGQPKHFANFLDRALGVQ
- the LOC135545865 gene encoding ras-related protein Rap-2c; this encodes MKEYKVVVLGSGGVGKSALTVQFVTGTFIEKYDPTIEDFYRKEIEVDSSPSVLEILDTAGTEQFASMRDLYIKNGQGFILVYSLVNQQSFQDIRPMRDQIVRVKRFEKVPLILVGNKVDLESEREVAGADGRALAQEWGCPFIETSAKSKTMVDELFAEIVRQMNYATLPEKQEQCCTACVVQ